The proteins below are encoded in one region of Hordeum vulgare subsp. vulgare chromosome 3H, MorexV3_pseudomolecules_assembly, whole genome shotgun sequence:
- the LOC123444172 gene encoding peptidyl-tRNA hydrolase, mitochondrial — MQLLSGASASRFPSPLPLFARVRPRCVSRYSSASACRAASSSAAPVGDGGARKPWLFVGLGNPGKMYQRTRHNVGFEMIDAIAEAEGVSLSGMQFKAMVGKGRIGDVPIMLAKPQTFMNASGESVGQLVSYFKIPLNQVVVMYDDLDLPFAKLRLLPKGGHGGHNGMRSIINHLKQNRDFPRLRIGIGRPPGKMDPANFVLRPFTKKEQEELDFTFHRGLDAIRIMTLEGFNKSATFVNTAQSSEMLNR; from the exons ATGCAGCTGCTCTCCGGCGCCTCGGCCTCCCGCTTCCCCTCGCCCCTCCCCTTGTTCGCGCGGGTAAGGCCTAGATGTGTGTCGCGCTATTCCTCCGCCTCCGCTTGCCGGGCAGCCTCCTCGTCAGCTGCGCCCGTCGGTGACGGCGGCGCGCGGAAGCCGTGGCTGTTCGTTGGGCTAGGGAACCCCGGGAAGATGTACCAGAGGACTCGCCACAAC GTTGGATTTGAGATGATTGATGCTATAGCAGAAGCAGAGGGTGTATCACTCAGCGGTATGCAGTTCAAGGCAATGGTTGGCAAAG GTCGTATTGGAGATGTTCCTATCATGCTTGCCAAGCCGCAAACGTTTATGAATGCAAGCGGTGAGTCT GTTGGGCAGCTGGTTTCATATTTCAAGATACCACTTAATCAAGTTGTTGTG ATGTACGATGATCTGGATTTACCCTTCGCGAAATTGCGTCTACTGCCAAAAGGTGGACATGGCGGGCATAATGG GATGAGAAGCATTATCAACCATCTCAAACAAAATCGTGATTTTCCACGTCTAAGAATTG GCATTGGACGACCACCTGGGAAGATGGATCCTGCCAACTTTGTTCTCAGGCCATTCACcaaaaaagaacaagaagag CTTGATTTCACATTCCATAGGGGCTTGGATGCAATAAGAATAATGACACTTGAAGGATTCAACAAGAGCGCTACTTTCGTGAACACCGCCCAATCATCCGAAATGCTGAATAGATGA